In Acidimicrobiales bacterium, the following are encoded in one genomic region:
- a CDS encoding tetratricopeptide repeat protein has protein sequence MPPPPGERRRASGSGAGKPRRPAGDPPRKAGGAPRGDDRPRRTPARYSEDHVEGPRQYSDDRPRRTGGPARGAGDERPRRTDGPPRTGGPRRSSDDRPVRRTDGPPRRGAGGYGDDRPRRTPGAYDDRPARRSDGPPRRGTGGYGERPAARGDGPPRRGTGGYDERPRRASGTYDERPARRSEGPPRRGTGDDRPRRAPGAYEGRPVRGSDGPSRTYGADRPPRRGAGGHSDDRPVRRGAAGTGGDDRPRRTGDGPPRRFEGRPRRDGDSVAPEARRAVARGRVRPEPEPDDARTRSWGSVARKGARVVGEPRSGSASEAWRDAVSRSRSDEERHRSAPPKWEPEVWVEDAPAPPAPRRARTSATAERAPSPPRRTRKLPPVVAGEVARAAGATRSAKVEQALAEAARAYERDRYHDARRMLRPLAERYPDVAAVRELHGLTLYRMGKWTDAIKELEAFRSLSGSYDQHPVLADCNRALRRWKRVEEVWDDLREASPSAELVAEGRIVMAGAMADRGNVGGAIALLERARSNIKRPRPHHLRLWYALADLYERAGELPRSRELFRAILRHHHDFADVPERLASLD, from the coding sequence CGGCGACCCCCCTCGCAAGGCCGGCGGCGCGCCTCGAGGCGACGACCGTCCCCGCCGAACCCCGGCCCGTTACAGCGAGGACCATGTCGAGGGCCCCCGGCAATACAGCGACGATCGTCCGCGGCGCACCGGTGGCCCGGCCCGCGGCGCAGGCGACGAGCGCCCCCGCCGCACCGACGGCCCGCCCCGGACCGGTGGGCCCCGCCGTTCCAGCGACGACCGCCCCGTCCGCCGCACCGACGGCCCGCCCCGCCGTGGCGCAGGTGGCTACGGCGACGACCGTCCCCGCCGCACGCCTGGTGCCTACGACGACCGTCCGGCACGTCGTTCGGACGGCCCGCCCCGGCGCGGAACCGGCGGCTACGGCGAACGCCCCGCCGCCCGCGGCGACGGCCCGCCCCGCCGTGGGACTGGCGGCTATGACGAACGCCCCCGTCGCGCTTCTGGTACCTATGACGAACGCCCCGCCCGTCGGTCCGAGGGCCCGCCCCGCCGTGGGACCGGCGACGACCGGCCGCGACGCGCCCCCGGCGCCTACGAGGGCCGACCGGTGCGAGGAAGCGACGGACCGTCTCGCACCTACGGCGCCGACCGACCGCCCCGCCGAGGCGCCGGTGGCCACAGTGACGACCGTCCCGTTCGCCGCGGCGCAGCCGGTACCGGCGGCGACGACCGTCCCCGTCGTACGGGCGACGGCCCGCCCCGTCGGTTCGAAGGCCGCCCCCGGCGCGACGGCGACAGTGTCGCCCCCGAGGCACGCCGGGCCGTCGCCCGCGGTCGTGTGCGCCCTGAGCCCGAGCCCGACGACGCCCGCACGCGTTCGTGGGGGAGCGTCGCTCGCAAGGGTGCCCGCGTCGTCGGCGAACCGCGGTCGGGTTCGGCGTCGGAGGCATGGCGCGACGCCGTCAGCCGGAGCCGTTCCGACGAGGAACGCCACCGCTCGGCGCCGCCCAAGTGGGAGCCCGAGGTCTGGGTCGAGGACGCGCCCGCCCCGCCCGCGCCCCGCCGGGCCCGCACGTCCGCCACGGCCGAGCGGGCACCGAGCCCGCCCCGGCGCACCCGCAAGCTGCCGCCCGTCGTCGCCGGCGAAGTCGCCCGCGCTGCCGGTGCCACTCGCTCGGCCAAGGTCGAACAAGCGCTGGCCGAAGCGGCCCGGGCCTACGAACGCGACCGCTACCACGACGCCCGGCGCATGCTGCGGCCGCTGGCCGAGCGCTACCCCGACGTGGCCGCCGTGCGCGAGCTCCACGGCCTCACCCTGTACCGCATGGGGAAGTGGACCGACGCCATCAAGGAGCTCGAGGCTTTCCGCTCCTTGTCGGGCTCCTACGACCAGCACCCCGTCCTGGCCGACTGCAACCGGGCGCTGCGGCGCTGGAAGCGGGTCGAGGAAGTGTGGGACGACCTGCGGGAGGCGTCGCCGAGCGCCGAGTTGGTAGCCGAGGGCCGCATCGTCATGGCCGGTGCCATGGCCGATCGCGGCAACGTAGGCGGCGCCATCGCCCTGCTCGAGCGGGCCCGCAGCAACATCAAGCGCCCCCGCCCGCACCACCTGCGCCTCTGGTACGCCTTGGCCGACCTCTACGAGCGGGCGGGCGAACTGCCGCGCTCGCGTGAGCTGTTCCGGGCCATCCTGCGCCACCACCACGACTTCGCCGACGTGCCCGAGCGGCTGGCTTCGCTCGACTGA